From the Gavia stellata isolate bGavSte3 chromosome 22, bGavSte3.hap2, whole genome shotgun sequence genome, one window contains:
- the LRRC59 gene encoding leucine-rich repeat-containing protein 59, translating to MSRGGGKGPSLRDKLDGNELDLSLCDLNEVPVRELAALPKATVLDLSCNNLISLPSDFCSLMHLVKLDLSKNRLQQLPLDFGRLVNLQHLDLLNNRLVTLPVSFAQLKNLKWLDLKDNPLDPVLAKVAGDCLDEKQCKQAAVKVLQHMKAIQSEQDRQRQRKLQAEREMEKKREAEQRAKEAQERELRKREKAEEKERRRREYDAQKAAKQEMEKKTKKENVQTRKPASSSRPPQPPRHKHSWSRSVLRVLLFVLLCVLCTLAACKLTELQRQPLCVSVNTLYEDVLAALQNHKTLQNMLQQNSQQ from the exons ATGTCGCGGGGCGGCGGGAAGGGGCCGAGCCTGAGGGACAAGCTGGACGGCAACGAGCTGGACCTGAGCCTCTGCGACCTGAACGAGGTGCCGGTCCGGGAGCTG GCCGCTCTTCCAAAAGCTACTGTGTTGGATTTGTCCTGTAACAACCTCATTTCCTTGCCG TCAGACTTCTGCAGTTTGATGCATCTGGTGAAACTGGATTTGAGTAAAAATCGGCTTCAACAGCTGCCCTTGGACTTTGGCCGCTTGGTCAATCTGCAGCACCTGGACCTTCTGAACAACCGTTTAGTCACCCTGCCAGTCAGCTTTGCACAGCTCAAG AACCTGAAGTGGCTGGATCTGAAGGACAATCCCCTGGATCCTGTCCTGGCTAAAGTAGCAGGAGACTGTCTGGATGAGAAGCAGTGTAAACAGGCTGCTGTCAAG GTACTGCAGCACATGAAAGCCATCCAGTCTGAGCAGGATCGACAACGGCAGCGGAAGCTCCAAGCGGAGCGAG AAATGGAGAAGAAGCGTGAAGCAGAACAGCGAGCAAAGGAGGCTCAAGAGAGGGAACTGAGGAAGcgagagaaggcagaagaaaaggaacGCAGAAGACGGGAGTATGATGCTCAGAAAGCTGCAAAAcaggagatggaaaagaaaactaaaaaagaaaacgTGCAAACCCGAA AGCCCGCCTCCAGTTCCCGCCCCCCTCAGCCACCCCGGCACAAGCACTCCTGGTCGCGGTCGGTGCTGAGGGTCCTGCTCTTCGTGCTGCTCTGCGTCCTCTGTACTTTGGCCGCCTGCAAGCTGACAGAGCTGCAACGTCAACCTCTGTGCGTCAGCGTGAACACGCTCTACGAGGACGTGTTAGCCGCtctgcaaaaccacaaaaccctgCAAAATATGCTACAACAGAACTCGCAGCAGTGA